The region GCGCACATAATGAACCTTTCGGGAGGGAGTGCGGATCCATCCGCGGCTCAGCCCCATCGGTTCCGCGGGCGGTCCACGCTCGTCGCGAGCCTGGCGTCGGCCAGGAGGTCCTTCGTCCCGCCGTTCGCGAGGGCCCTCGGAGCGGTGTGCGGGCCGCAGTAGTGGTGCAAGACGATCGGCGAGGCGATGAACGGGACGAGCCACAGGACGTTGTAGTACAGCCCGACCGGGTTGACGGCCGCCAAGCCGAACCCGATCAGGGCCATCATCGCGACCGTGCCGCGCCCCATGTGCAGGATCTCCCGCATCGTCATCGGGGGCTCGTCCTTCGGCGTCACGGGGAACCGCCGCTTGCGGTCGAGCACGTACATGATCATCGAGCGCACCTCGTGCGGCAGCATGATCGAGCCGACGGCCCGGCTCAGGCTCCGCGCGCGGTAGAAGTCGAAGAACCGTAGGCGGACCTGGACGATCTTCGCGACCGTGAACACGGACGTCACGGCGGTCAGGAGGATGATGAACCGGAAGAGCGGGATCGACCAGATGTACTCGAGGGGCGCGGAGGCGAGGTTCTGCCCGAAGGCGAGGAACGCGTTGAAGGACGAGTAGCGGCCGAAGACGGCCAGCAGGATCGCCACGAAGATCGCGATGTAGGCGAGGTGGCCCAACGGGATCATCAGGAGGACTACCTTCTTGTGGAGCGGGATCTTCGCGCCCGGGACGAAGGAGAAGAATTCCATCGAGCCGCGCGTCCACTTGTTCTGCCTCTTGATGAACCCGCGGACGTTCTCCGGCATCGCCTCCCATGAATGGAGAGGCACGAACGCGCTGCCGTACCCGGCGTTCGCGAGCCGGATCGCCGTCGCGAAGTCCTCGGACACGTAGCGTTCGTCGAAGCCGCCGACGTCCATCACGGGCGCGGTCCGCAGGAGGACGTTGTGGCCGTAGCACACGACGGTCCCGAGGTATCCGGCGAGTTTCCGCTCCCATTCGTCCTGCGACAGGACGTGCGCCGGCGCGAGCGCCCCCGGGAACGGCCGGTCCGTGTTCCAGATGTTCACCATGCCCTGGAAGATCGCGAGGTCCGCATTGTCGGGGTGCTCGGCGTACCGCAAGGCACGCTCGACCC is a window of Thermoplasmata archaeon DNA encoding:
- a CDS encoding glycosyltransferase family 2 protein, whose translation is AGLASASRPGGEPISNARIESERRWGRRFFGVVLVVWLGTVAAFGAIAVNWYQHVSLAQFGLMVLFLFSFAFVFSKRLLSLFLPPYVIPSLDRLPRQPKVAILYATMNDVVPECVRAIRPTYPCDVYVLDDSSDPERRSLVERLAAEMDFRVLYRPNRKAFKAGAINAWLREHGKAYDYFVLLDADSALPPDWVERALRYAEHPDNADLAIFQGMVNIWNTDRPFPGALAPAHVLSQDEWERKLAGYLGTVVCYGHNVLLRTAPVMDVGGFDERYVSEDFATAIRLANAGYGSAFVPLHSWEAMPENVRGFIKRQNKWTRGSMEFFSFVPGAKIPLHKKVVLLMIPLGHLAYIAIFVAILLAVFGRYSSFNAFLAFGQNLASAPLEYIWSIPLFRFIILLTAVTSVFTVAKIVQVRLRFFDFYRARSLSRAVGSIMLPHEVRSMIMYVLDRKRRFPVTPKDEPPMTMREILHMGRGTVAMMALIGFGLAAVNPVGLYYNVLWLVPFIASPIVLHHYCGPHTAPRALANGGTKDLLADARLATSVDRPRNRWG